One Mycolicibacter sp. MU0083 DNA window includes the following coding sequences:
- a CDS encoding ABC transporter permease, protein MLITALRDLQWRLRRFVVAAVGTAMVFALTLVLAGLTHGFRVEAEHVVDSLNIDGYLIQTAAVGPFMGSSRFPQTEAGDVARLPGVTAALPVVYGNTILQDGASPLNVNVYGVPKAAMPPLTAGRAPTEPNEIAMSTTLKRHVGDQIELGASKLRIVGLVEKSTTLAGQPNGFLTVAGAQRLMYSGQPVTSAIGLRGTPDRVPDGFRVVDRTAAVDDMVRPLAGAQMALSYMSVLLWGVAALIVGSLIYLSALERTRDFAVFKALGVTTWMVLAGLALQAVAVAVAAAVLGGLLAVAIGPLFPMLVAVTGSSFLLLVLTAVGIGLLASLAGLRHAVTVDPVLAFGGP, encoded by the coding sequence ATGTTGATCACCGCGTTGCGCGACCTGCAGTGGCGACTGCGCCGGTTCGTCGTCGCCGCGGTGGGTACTGCGATGGTGTTCGCGCTGACGCTGGTGCTGGCGGGGCTGACGCACGGATTCCGGGTCGAAGCCGAGCACGTGGTCGACTCGCTGAACATCGACGGCTACCTGATTCAGACCGCCGCGGTGGGCCCGTTCATGGGGTCGTCCCGATTCCCGCAGACCGAGGCCGGTGACGTGGCCCGGCTTCCCGGCGTGACCGCGGCGCTGCCCGTCGTCTACGGCAACACCATCCTGCAGGACGGCGCATCGCCGCTGAACGTCAACGTCTACGGGGTGCCCAAGGCCGCGATGCCGCCGCTGACCGCCGGCCGGGCGCCGACCGAGCCCAACGAGATCGCGATGTCGACCACCCTCAAGCGGCACGTCGGCGACCAGATCGAGTTGGGCGCGAGCAAACTGCGGATCGTCGGACTGGTGGAGAAGTCGACGACGCTGGCCGGCCAGCCCAACGGCTTCCTGACCGTCGCGGGCGCGCAGCGACTGATGTATTCGGGGCAGCCGGTGACCTCCGCGATCGGCCTGCGGGGCACTCCGGACCGGGTGCCGGACGGGTTCCGGGTGGTGGACCGGACCGCGGCCGTCGACGACATGGTGCGCCCGCTGGCGGGAGCCCAGATGGCCCTGTCGTACATGTCGGTGCTGCTGTGGGGAGTGGCCGCGCTGATCGTGGGCTCGCTGATCTACCTGTCGGCGCTGGAACGCACCCGGGACTTCGCGGTGTTCAAGGCGCTGGGCGTGACGACCTGGATGGTGCTGGCCGGATTGGCGCTGCAGGCCGTCGCCGTCGCCGTGGCCGCGGCGGTGCTGGGCGGGCTGCTGGCGGTGGCGATCGGCCCGCTGTTTCCGATGCTGGTGGCGGTGACCGGCTCGTCGTTTCTGCTGCTGGTGCTGACCGCGGTCGGCATCGGATTGCTGGCCAGTCTGGCGGGGCTGCGGCATGCGGTCACCGTCGACCCGGTGCTGGCGTTCGGGGGGCCGTGA